TGAGTTGATGACCTCTGTTGCGCTTGCTGTTGCAGCCATCCCAGAAGGACTTCCTGCTATCGTGACCATCGTTCTTGCCCTTGGTACTCAAGTTTTGGCAAAACGAAACTCTATCGTTCGTAAGTTGCCAGCAGTAGAAACACTTGGTTCAACTGAGATCATCGCTTCTGATAAGACTGGTACGCTTACCATGAACAAGATGACAGTCGAAAAAGTCTTCTATGATGCAGTCCTACATGATTCAGCTGATGACATTGAACTAGGTCTTGAAATGCCTCTTCTTCGTTCAGTTGTCTTGGCTAACGATACTAAGATTGATGCAGAAGGTAACCTGATCGGGGATCCAACGGAAACAGCCTTCATCCAGTATGCCTTGGACAAGGGCTACGATGTTAAAGGGTTCTTAGAGAAATATCCTCGTGTAGCTGAGTTACCATTTGACTCAGATCGTAAGCTCATGTCAACAGTTCACCCATTGCCAGATGGTACATTCCTTGTGGCGGTTAAGGGAGCTCCTGACCAACTCTTGAAACGTTGTGTTGCTCGGGATAAAGCTGGAGATGTCGCTCCGATTGATAATCAAGTCAATGACATAATTCACACAAACAACTCGGAAATGGCTCACCAAGCCTTGCGTGTTCTTGCAGGTGCTTATAAGATTATTGATAGCATTCCAGAAAACTTGACTTCTGAAGAACTGGAAAACAACTTGATCTTTACTGGATTGATTGGGATGATTGACCCTGAGCGTGCCGAAGCGGCAGAAGCGGTTCGTGTCGCTAAGGAAGCAGGAATCCGTCCAATCATGATCACTGGTGACCACCAAGACACAGCGGAAGCCATTGCTAAACGTTTGGGAATCATTGATGAAAATGACTCGGAAGACCATGTCTTGACAGGTGCTGAGCTCAACGAACTCTCTGATGAAGAATTTGAAAAAGTAGTTGGTCAATACTCTGTTTATGCGCGTGTATCTCCAGAACACAAGGTTCGTATCGTCAAAGCTTGGCAAAACCAAGGTAAGGTCGTTGCCATGACAGGTGACGGTGTTAATGATGCACCTGCTCTGAAAACAGCTGATATCGGTATCGGTATGGGAATCACTGGTACAGAGGTTTCTAAGGGAGCTTCTGATATGATTCTTGCGGATGATAACTTTGCGACTATTATCGTCGCAGTTGAAGAAGGACGTAAGGTTTTCTCAAACATTCAAAAGACTATTCAATATCTTCTTTCTGCCAATACAGCTGAGGTTTTGACCATCTTCTTAGCGACCCTCTTTGGATGGGATGTTTTGCAACCAGTTCATCTTTTGTGGATCAACTTGGTAACCGATACCTTCCCAGCTATTGCTCTTGGTGTTGAACCTGCTGAGCCAGGTGTTATGACCCACAAACCACGTGGACGTAAGTCTAGCTTCTTCTCAGGTGGTGTCTTGAGTTCTATCATCTATCAAGGTGTACTCCAAGGGGCACTGGTTTTGACCGTTTATGGTCTAGCTCTTGCCTATCCAGTCCATGTAGGAGACAACCAAGCTATTCACGCAGATGCCCTTACAATGGCCTTTGCAACACTCGGTTTGATTCAGCTCTTCCATGCCTACAACGTTAAGTCTGTTTACCAATCCATCTTGACAGTTGGACCATTCAAGTCTAAGACCTTCAACTGGTCTATCTTGGTATCCTTCATTCTTCTGATGGCGACCATCGTTGTAGAACCCCTTGAAGGTATCTTCCACGTAACCAAACTAGACTTGTCACAATGGGCTATTGTTCTAGCTGGAAGCTTCTCAATGATTCTTATCGTCGAAATCGTTAAGTTTGTTCAACGTAAACTTGGTCTTGATAAGAACGCGATTTAAAAAGAAAGTCATCTTCGGATGGCTTTTTTTGCATTTGAGGAGAATGGTTAGAAGTTATCCTCTTTTGTGCTATAATAAAGTAAAATAGCAAGGAGTGAAAGAGAATGGAAAAGAAAATTGTCCGAGATGTCTTATTCTTGTCGCAGGTCTCGAAAGCTGCAAGTCAGGAAGACCTTTATCTGGCTAAGGATTTGCAGGATACTCTGCTGGCTAATCGAGAGACCTGTGTCGGTCTGGCGGCTAATATGATTGGGGTGCAGAAGTGTGTCATTATCTTTAATCTTGGCTTAGTTCCTATGGTCATGTTTAACCCCATTCTCCTTTCCTACAAAGGACCTTACGAGACAGAGGAAGGTTGTTTGTCCTTGACTGGGGTGCGACCAACAACTCGTTATGAAACGATTACGGTTTCCTATCGTGATAGCAAGTGGCAGGAACAGACCATTACGTTAACAGGTTTTCCAGCTCAGATCTGCCAACATGAACTGGATCATTTGGAAGGACGGATTATTTAGGAGGAATTCAGATGAAACGCATACTATTTGAACTTGTTTTTATCGCAACGACTTGGTATATCTTTTTACCACCCTTCAATCTGACTAGTTGGGAATTCATCTTCTTTCTCTGTGGGCATTTGGTGGTGATGGGGATTTTGTTTAGTTTCCGCAAGGATACCAATCTCCTCAAAACTGTTCATGTACGTCATGGCAAGGCTGCCAAAGATCTCAATCTAGAAGGATTCCTTTTTACCAAACTTAGTAGAGGATTATTTCTGGCTGCAGGACTCATCTTTGCCCTTGCTGGTCTGGTAAGTCTAGTGACCTCTAGCTTTTTCCAAGCAAAAAATTATGCTAATGTGGTGTCTATCACAGAAAAAGACTTTAAAGATTTTCCTAAGAGTGATACCAGTAAGGTTCCGATTTTAGATCGGAGTACCGCCGAAAAGATTGGAGACCGTTATCTAGGCTCTCTGACGGATAAGGTCTCCCAGTACGTAGCAGCAGATACTTATACCCAGTTGACGGTTGATGGCAAGCCCTATCGGGTAACTCCTTTGGAGTATGCCGACCCGATCAAATGGTTTAATAATCAGTCCAAGGGAATTGGCGAGTATATCAAGGTTGATATGGTGACAGGAAATGCGGAATTGGTGGATTTAAAAACGCCAATGAAGTATTCAGACTCTGAGTATTTTAACCGAGACGTCAAACGTCATCTTCGGATCAAGTACCCAACCAAGATTTTTAAAACGCCTTCCTTTGAGGTGGATGATGAAGGCAATCCTTACTATGTAGCAACCGTTTATCAAAAACAGTTTGGTCTAGGAGTCCCTCGTCCTTCGTCTGTTATTATCTTAGACGCCACCAATGGAGAAACCAAGGAATACAGCTTGGATGAAGTACCAGAATGGGTGGATCGTGTCTATCCAGCAGAAGAAACCATCCAGCAAATCAACTACAACGGTAAGTATAAAGACGGTTTCTGGAATGCCTTGATTTCTAAGAAAAACGTTACCCAAACGACAGAAGGCTATAACTATCTTTCTATCGGAAATGACATTTATCTCTACACAGGGGTGACTTCAGCCAACGCTGACGAAAGTAATCTAGGATTTATCCTTGAAAATATGCGCACTGGTGAAATCACCAAGTACAATCTAGCTTCAGCAACCGAAGAATCAGCCCGTGCTTCCGCAGAAGGAGCAGTGCAGGAAAAAGCCTATAAGGCGACCTTCCCTATCCTTGTCAATCTCAATGACAAACCGCTCTACATCATGGGATTGAAGGACAATGCAGGTTTGGTCAAGGAGTATGCTTTGGTTGATGCAGTAGAGTACCAAAACGTCATCGTAGCAGCTACAGTAGATGAACTCCTCAGCAAATATGCCAATAAAAACGACCTAGAGCTGGATAATGAAACGGTAGAAAACATCAAGGGAGTGGTTTCAGACCTTAAATCAGCTGTTATCAAGGGTGACACCGTCTACTTCTTCAAAGTTGATGGCAAGATTTATAAGGTCAAGGCCTCAGTGTCAGACGACCTTCCTTACCTCGAAAATGGCCAATCCTTCGAAGGTCAAGTTGGAAAAGATAACTATCTCAAGACCTTTAAAGTACAATAATACTCTTCGAAAATCAAATTCAAACTACGTCAGCGTCGCCTTGCCGTACTCAAGTACAGCCTGCGGCTAGCTTCCTAGTTTGCTCTTTGATTTTCATTGAGTATAAAAATAGGTTTTCTCAGTTCAAGGAGAAAAAAGATAAATTCTTATCTATCTTAACAAGCTTAGCTGGCACAGCCCTTGTTCTCGTGGCTATCTGGTTAGGATGGACAAAATAAACAGAGAAACCTCGGTTCATACTGAGGTTTTTAAGATGAAATTCTTGGTCGTGATTGAAAAATATGCTACACTAACAATATGAAAATTTTAATCCCAACAGCAAAAGAAATGAACACAGACCATCCTTGTATTGAAGCGCTCCCCTTGAGGGAAGAAAGTCAGGCAGTCCTTGACTCACTGGTGCATTACTCAGCTAGTGAATTAGAGACTTTTTATAAGGTATCTGCCGAGAAAGCAGAAGAAGAGTACGCTCATATTCAAGCTTTAAAAGATCACAGGGCTAAACATTATCCAGCCTTGAAACTTTTCGATGGTCTCATGTATCGTCACATCAAACGAGATGGGTTAACCGAGGCTGAACAAACCTATCTTGAAAATCATGTCCTGATTACCTCGGCTTTATACGGTGTTGTCCCAGCCTTGTCGCCTATGGCTCCACACCGTTTGGACTTCTTGATGAAGTTAAAAGTGGCTGGAAAAACCCTAAAGAGTCATTGGAAATCAGCCTATGATGAGGCACTTCAGGACGAGGACTTGATATTCTCACTCCTATCATCAGAGTTTGAAACCGTATTTTCGAAAGAAATCAGAGAAAAGATGGTGACCTTCAAATTTATGGAGGACAAGGCAGATCAGTTAAAAATCCACTCAACCATTTCCAAGAAAGCGCGTGGGGCCTTTTTGACCGCCTTGATAGAAGGGCAAGTTCAAACAGTCGAACAAGCTCGCAAACTCAGTTTTGCAGGTTTTGATTATCGACCTGATTTATCAAGTGATTTAGAACTCGTCTTTGTGAAACAAGCATAAAACCAGCTCATTCGAGCTGGTTTTTGCTGGATTAGTTGATGGCTGCAAGAAGGTCATTTGCCTGTTTAGCAAGTGATGAAGCAGTTGCTTCTTCTAACACCAATTTTCCGTCTGCCCAAGCAGAGTCATTGACACGTGCAGCAGTGAAATTACCAACGACTTGTGTACGGATAAATGGCAAGAGGTCTTTGTAAATCGTAAAGAGTTGCTCGTGACCTGCATTGGCAACAGATGAGACAGTAACAAACTTGTCTTGGAGGGCAGAAGCACCACGTGTATCTGTCAAGTCAAGGGCACGAGAGAGCCAGTCAATCAAGTTCTTAACTGTTCCAGGGATAGAGAAGTTGTAGACTGGAGAGAAGATCCAGATAGCATCCGCAGCAAGGACAGCCTCGCGAGCAGCAGCTACAGCTGGATGAGTTGGAACTTCTAAATCTTGGCTGAAGAGAGGAACAGCTGAGTAATCAAGATAGCTAACTTCCGCTTTTCCAGCAAGTGCTTTTTCAGCTTTGAGGGCCATTTGGTGGTTGAAAGAACCTTGGCGAAGTGAACCGACGATAAATAATACTTTTTTAGACATGATATGTCTCCTTTAGTTTAAAATTCAAAGAGCGAACTCTTTTGTTACCATCTATGTTACAACAAATAACACTAATTAGCAATAATTTTGCTCACAAATTTTTAAATTTTTTTAAAATGTGGATTAAGTCTTCCTTTTCGCTATCTTCCAAGATGCTGAGTGCTTCTACGATAGAATCGATATGGTCAGGAAGAACCTCTTCAATTTTTTTGCGTCCTGCAGGTGTTAATTTCAGGAAAAAAGAACGACGGTCTTTTGGATCACAAGTTCTAGAAATCCACCCATCTCGAACCATGTTTCGAATCACAACAGTCATGTTTCCAGAAGTGGCCAACATTTTTTCAATCAAATCCTGAATGCGCAGTTCTCCCTTGCTATAGAGAGTTTCCAGAACGGAAAATTGAGTAGGGGTTAGTCCGTGTTCTTTGGCAGCCTTGGTTTCATAAGGTTTAAAACTTCGTATCGCTTTATTGATAACGATAGCCGTCTTCAGGTCTAATTGATTTTGAGAAATTTTTTCTTTCAAATATTGTTTCATAAGGGTATTCTATCAATAAATAAATAGAAATACAAGAGGCATGGATTTCATAGGGGAATTATCTCAGAAAGTTCCTATATTCACTTGTAATAAAGGAAGAGAGATGGTAAAATAGACGAGTGAAACTAAGACAGAAAAAAGCAAAAAACAAGCTACTTATACAATATGGAATCGGTATTTCTCTGGTACTGCTAGTCATGACGACTTCCTTCCTTTATCTGATATCACTCAGCATGAAACCCTATCAAGATGCTAGGGTTGAGGGAGAAAAGCTGGCCAAGCAGTATGCAGAATTGGAAGAGGCAGATCAGGTTGATTTTTATAATGGACTAGAAGGTTATTATAGCGTTTTAGGACATAATAAAAAGCAAGAGGCCATTGCAGTACTGATTGAAAAGAATGATCACAAGATTTATGTTTACCAGCTTGATAAGGGGATTTCTCAAGACAAGGCAGCGACGATTTCGAGGGAAAAAGGAGCTAGCGATATTGACAAAGTCACCTTTGGTCGCTATCAGGACAAGCCGATTTGGGAAGTCAAGTCAGGAAACCACTACTATCTGGTGGACTTTGAAACAGGAGCAGTGATCCAATAAGGAGGGCATATGAAACTATCCAAACGTGTACTAGAAATGGAAGAAAGCGTCACTCTAGCTAGTGATGCAAGAGCCAAAGCATTAAAAGCTCAGGGAAAAGATGTTCTTTTCTTAACCTTGGGACAGC
This genomic stretch from Streptococcus sp. 1643 harbors:
- a CDS encoding MarR family winged helix-turn-helix transcriptional regulator — its product is MKQYLKEKISQNQLDLKTAIVINKAIRSFKPYETKAAKEHGLTPTQFSVLETLYSKGELRIQDLIEKMLATSGNMTVVIRNMVRDGWISRTCDPKDRRSFFLKLTPAGRKKIEEVLPDHIDSIVEALSILEDSEKEDLIHILKKFKNL
- a CDS encoding cation-translocating P-type ATPase, with the protein product MSKEQKRQAFYTQSPEEVLKSVEATEQGLSSSEAQKRLAEYGRNELEEGEKKSLLVKFIEQFKDLMIIILVAAAILSVITSGGEDIADAIIILAVVIINAAFGVYQEGKAEEAIEALKSMSSPAARVLRDGHMAEIDSKELVPGDIVALEAGDVVPADLRLLEANSLKIEEAALTGESVPVEKDLTVELSADAGIGDRVNMAFQNSNVTYGRGLGVVVNTGMYTEVGHIAGMLQDADETDTPLKQNLNNLSKVLTYAILVIALVTFVVGVFIQGKNPLGELMTSVALAVAAIPEGLPAIVTIVLALGTQVLAKRNSIVRKLPAVETLGSTEIIASDKTGTLTMNKMTVEKVFYDAVLHDSADDIELGLEMPLLRSVVLANDTKIDAEGNLIGDPTETAFIQYALDKGYDVKGFLEKYPRVAELPFDSDRKLMSTVHPLPDGTFLVAVKGAPDQLLKRCVARDKAGDVAPIDNQVNDIIHTNNSEMAHQALRVLAGAYKIIDSIPENLTSEELENNLIFTGLIGMIDPERAEAAEAVRVAKEAGIRPIMITGDHQDTAEAIAKRLGIIDENDSEDHVLTGAELNELSDEEFEKVVGQYSVYARVSPEHKVRIVKAWQNQGKVVAMTGDGVNDAPALKTADIGIGMGITGTEVSKGASDMILADDNFATIIVAVEEGRKVFSNIQKTIQYLLSANTAEVLTIFLATLFGWDVLQPVHLLWINLVTDTFPAIALGVEPAEPGVMTHKPRGRKSSFFSGGVLSSIIYQGVLQGALVLTVYGLALAYPVHVGDNQAIHADALTMAFATLGLIQLFHAYNVKSVYQSILTVGPFKSKTFNWSILVSFILLMATIVVEPLEGIFHVTKLDLSQWAIVLAGSFSMILIVEIVKFVQRKLGLDKNAI
- a CDS encoding DUF5590 domain-containing protein, with translation MKLRQKKAKNKLLIQYGIGISLVLLVMTTSFLYLISLSMKPYQDARVEGEKLAKQYAELEEADQVDFYNGLEGYYSVLGHNKKQEAIAVLIEKNDHKIYVYQLDKGISQDKAATISREKGASDIDKVTFGRYQDKPIWEVKSGNHYYLVDFETGAVIQ
- the yaaA gene encoding peroxide stress protein YaaA: MKILIPTAKEMNTDHPCIEALPLREESQAVLDSLVHYSASELETFYKVSAEKAEEEYAHIQALKDHRAKHYPALKLFDGLMYRHIKRDGLTEAEQTYLENHVLITSALYGVVPALSPMAPHRLDFLMKLKVAGKTLKSHWKSAYDEALQDEDLIFSLLSSEFETVFSKEIREKMVTFKFMEDKADQLKIHSTISKKARGAFLTALIEGQVQTVEQARKLSFAGFDYRPDLSSDLELVFVKQA
- a CDS encoding DUF3953 domain-containing protein; translated protein: MIFIEYKNRFSQFKEKKDKFLSILTSLAGTALVLVAIWLGWTK
- a CDS encoding NADPH-dependent FMN reductase, with the protein product MSKKVLFIVGSLRQGSFNHQMALKAEKALAGKAEVSYLDYSAVPLFSQDLEVPTHPAVAAAREAVLAADAIWIFSPVYNFSIPGTVKNLIDWLSRALDLTDTRGASALQDKFVTVSSVANAGHEQLFTIYKDLLPFIRTQVVGNFTAARVNDSAWADGKLVLEEATASSLAKQANDLLAAIN
- a CDS encoding peptide deformylase, with product MEKKIVRDVLFLSQVSKAASQEDLYLAKDLQDTLLANRETCVGLAANMIGVQKCVIIFNLGLVPMVMFNPILLSYKGPYETEEGCLSLTGVRPTTRYETITVSYRDSKWQEQTITLTGFPAQICQHELDHLEGRII